Part of the Carcharodon carcharias isolate sCarCar2 chromosome 11, sCarCar2.pri, whole genome shotgun sequence genome, gtgctgcactgtcagagggtcagtactgagggagtgctgcactgtcagaggctcagtactgagggagtgctgcactgtcagaggctcagtactgagggagtgctgcactgtcagagggtcagtactaagggagtgctgcactgtcaggtgttcagtgctgagggagcgctgcactgtcaggggttcagtcctgagggagtgccgcactgtcagacggtcagtactgagggagtgctgcactgtcagagggtcagtcctgagggagtgctgcactgtcggaaggtcagtactgagggagtgccacactgtcagagggtcagtactgagggagtgctgcactgtcggaaggtcagtactgagggagtgccgcactgtcagagggtcagtactgagggagtgccgcactgtcagagggtcagtactgagggaatgctgcactgtcagaacgtcagtactgagggagtgctgcactgtcagagggtcggtactgagggagtgctgcactgtcagagggtcagtactgagggagtgctgcactgtcagagggtcagtactgagggagtgctgcactgtcagagggtcagtactaagggagtgctgcactgtcagaggctcagtactgagggagtgctgcactgtcagggtcagtactgagggagtgctgcactgtcagagggtcagtacctagggagtgctgcatgtcggagggtcagtactgagggaatgctgcactgtcggagggtcactactgagggagtgccgctttCTGAGTTGCCGTTTTTTAGATTAAATGTTGTAATGAGGGTCCCATCTGACCTCTTGTCTTGTGAAAGGTCTAATAAGATGGTTTTGAAGAGGAGCACATGAATTCTCACCAGTGTGTCCCTGAACTATATCACTACAACAAGGAAAAGCGGACAGACCAGTATCATATTTCTGTTCATAAAATGTTGGTTCtcgcaaactggctgctgtattTTCTCCATTAGCATTGCAGAGGGGCTTTGTTAATTGTAGAATGCTTCATGATGTCTAGActctgtgaaagatgctataatgatgcaagtctgtctttctttcctgctcttgcCTCTTTGGCAGTGACCTGGGCCCCTTGCTTTCTCCCCTATAACTCTACAACCCTCAACCTCCTTTCAGGTCCTCCCTTTAAAGCCAGCTTGTGGTCCCGGCATTTGGTCATTGTGTCAACCATCTCCTTCAGTGTCCCTTTCTCTCCTTGGTGCCTCTGTGAAAAAACTCGAGGAGACTTCTCTCCAACACAGGTGTAAGTAGTTGTTGTGCTTTCTGACCATTTTGTAAGTGGACTGCGCCGGTGGGACATCACCTGATGGTTATTGTGTGAGTTTTTACACTTTTTCCAGGTGTGAAACACTTGAACGCATTAGTGCGGAGGAgcaggaagaaatgaacaaagcTCTTGAATCGGGAGGACTCCCCGAACTTGTCTCGAAAATATTAAAACGCCTGCGTACACCGGGGGGATGTAACGATCAACATTGGGGTCACTGGAGAGGCGGGTGCAGGGAAATCCTCGCTGGTCAATGCGCTACGAGGCCTCCCTGATGACCAACACGGTGCTGCTGCAACTGGGGTTACAGAAACCACGATGAGACCAGCCAGGTATCCACAATCAATCAATAACTTGCAGATTTGGGACCTTCCTGGGTTGGGGACCCTGAAATTCCAATTAGAGaactacagggagaaggtgggcttCAGCAGGTATGACTTCTTCATCATTGTCGCCTCTGGACGTTTCAAAGAGAATCACACTAAACTGGCTAAATGGATTAACGAGAGCGGGGCAGGTTTCTACTTTGTCTGCACAAAAATCGACAGAGACATTGAGGCGACTCTAAAACGACGGAGAACATCCTTTAACCAGCACCAGGTGCTGGAAACAATCAGGGAAGATTTGCTGAGGGATTTGGGAGAGCACGGTGTGAAATCTCCACAAATCTTCCACGTGTCCGCCTGCAATTTCGAGGATTATGACTCCAAGAGGCTCCTGGAGACCTTGGAGAGGGAAGTTCCCAAGTTCAGGAAACGAGTGTTCCTGAGATCCATCAGGACACCCTCTTCAACAATCATTGCGGGGAAGAAGGATTTCTTGAGCACCGAGATTTGGAAGTTGGCTTTTTTATCGACTGTAGCCGCAATGGCTCCCGTTCCAGGGGTCGGGATTATGTGTGATGTCGGGATATTGCTCAGGAACCTGCCCTTTTACCACCAGTGCTTTGGGCTCGATGAGGGAGCTCGCAATAGAATATCTGCTGAGATTGAGAAACCGGTGGAAGAGTTGAAAGCTCAAATACATTCACCCCAGCCGACTGATATAAACAAACCCCTTTTTTTACAAACTACTGTCTAATAGCTCTGGCATGGGGCTTATAGTGGGGGAATATATCTTGCACGGTGTCCCTGTTATTGGCTCAGTTCTGTCAGGAGGCATTGCATTCACAATGGCAAAGAGGATGCTCACCAGATTCCTACAGGATCTAGCAGCAGATATTGAGAGAGTTCTGCAGTGGGCGGTCCAGTCGCAGATTGAATAGCGACACACACTTGGTGGAAAGGGTTAGCAAATGAGAGTTTCTTCATGTTGACCCTTCAACTTCCATTTCCTCGATCATTTGGGCAGCACGGCAATGTGTAACACAATCTCTTCCATACCAACCAGCTCACAAATACACAGTCAGTAACACTCTCTGCTGGGGCAGGAGGAGtcgggtttttttttaattcgttcgtgagatgggtcagcatttattacccatccctaattgccccttgagaaggtggtggtgagctgccttcttgaaccgctgcagtccatgtggtgtaggtacacccacggtgctgttagggagggagttccaggattttgacccagtgacagtgaaggaatggccgatatatttccaagtcaggatggtgagtgacttggaggggaacttccaagtggtggtgttcccctgtgtctgctgcccttgtccttctggatggtagtggtcgtgggtttggaaggtgctgtctaaggaggccaTTCTTTGTGATGGACGAGGTGTGAGGTAGGAAGCACAGCTCAAGGTCAGTTCTTTTGTGCCGTAAAGACTCTCTGATTCTAGAAGTATTTTGCTGAAGCTGCAATTCAGCCAATTGAGCACAAACCCCAGACTGACGCTCCTGGTGCAGCACTGAGGGGCTGTGCAGTGTCACATCTGCAGTAACTGGGTCCAGTCCTAGGccccacacctcaggaaggatatactgcCCTCGGAGGGGGAGCAGCTCAGATTCACCAGATCAATCCCGGGGCTGAAAGGGTTTAAATGAGAAGGACCGGTTGTATAGACTAGACTTGTATGCCCTTgtgtttagaagattaagggacgatctaattgaggtgttcaagaCGATTGATAGGGGCCAAtggagagaaaccatttcctctggtGTTGGGTGGAGAGTTCAGAacaaggttcactggattgaggGATGCAAAGAGACTGACAGCTCACACAAAAAGGAATTCCGAAgccttctatagacatataattAATAAAGGATAGTTCAAGGGAGAGTcgaggggatttacacatggagggaGGGGAATagctgagatgttaaatgaatactttgcatctgtctctcccaaggaagaagatgctactcaGGCCTTGGGGCAGGAATTTTCACTCAGTGGTTGGCCGTGAGCACAACTTGCTCGGGCGTGACATGATGCATGTTGACGTTGGCCGATTACGCCAATGTCCATCGCTGGAGTGGGCAGCGTGCCCTCCGACAAGTTTAAAAAGCCTGTTCAGGCCACTGAGTGTCCCATTAACCGAAATTTCTCGctgcctcatccatgggcgggatgaggtttccgaaagtgaataaaagtaaaataaaagtcTTACaaatgaattaataacatgtccctgctcacgggACTGAGTCACACCAGGGGACATGTTTCagtgcatttttattttctttatttaatcTATTTTTTTAACCACACTTCATCTCCCTCGGGCAGCTCCGAGCCTCggggagattatgcagcgctcactcGTGCGCCTGTGTGTGAGGTTCTTGCATgacccactcaccctcctcacccctgccacctccacacaggcagcgctgctgcccacctttcacactgggcgggccttaacaggcctgtgccagcatgaaatcgcggtccggtgccgattgcgggcggcggtcagcttcccaacctccctcacccgctcccgccaagcctgcccaccaagggcaaagttctgcccacgGGGACGGAGGAGGTAATTGAGACACTAGAAGATTTAGAATTGAAGAGAAGGTGGTATTGGATAGGTTGTCTGTATTTCACAGATGATAAGGCTCCAggatcagatgagatgcatccaaggacactgagggaagtgagagtggaaattacagaggcactggcctgaattttccagccTTCCTGAGACTCAgggctggtgccagaggactggaggattgcaaacgTTACCCCCTTGTTCAAAAACAGATAAGTCctgcaactacaggccagtcagtttaactccagtggtggggaaacttccagaaacaataatttgggacaaagttaatagtcacatggataaAAGTGGGTTAATTATggggagccagcatggatttgttaagggaaaatcatgtttaactaacttgctgcaattttttgatgaggtaacagagggggttgatgagggtattgctgttgatgtggtgtacatggactttcaaagggcatatgataaagtgccacacaacagacttgtgaacaatgttagagctcatggaataaaagggacaatcgCAACACGGATACAGAATTGGCAATGTGTCAGGAAacggggcaggcttgaagggccaaacggcccacacctgctcctaattcttatgttcatatgtttgtaaacAGAGAGTCGTGGTTAATGGATTTTCAGCCTGGTgggaagtttgtagtggagtttgcccaggggtcagtgttgggactcatGCTTTTcatgacatatattaatgacccagaccttggtgtacaaaacgcaatttcaaagtttgcagatgatataaaactcaggagcattgtgaaccgtgaggaggataatgtCGAACTTCGAAAGGACACAGACAAGTTAGTGGAATGGAcagacagatgaagttcaatgcagagaaacatgaagtgattcactttgataggaagaacatggagagacaatataaaataaagggtacaattctaaagggggtgcaggagcagagggagctgggggtatatgtgcataaatcattgaaggtggcaggacaggtggagagagtggttaataaagcattcagtatcctgggctttattaataggggcagaaagtacaagagcagggaggttatgttgaacttgtataagacactggttcagcctcagctggagtattgtgtccagttctgggcacagcactttaggaaggatgtgaaaggcattggagagagtgcaggaaagattcacgggaatggtttcagggatgagaaacttcagtaatgaagatagattggagaatttgggactgttttccttggagaaaagaaggttgagaggagatttgatagaagtgttcagaatcacaaggggtcttgacagagtagagatggagaaactgttcctgctcatgacaggattgagaaccagagggcacagatttaaggtaattggtaaaagaagcaatggagacacgaggagaaactttttcacacagcaagtggttaggatttggaaagcactgcctgagagtgttgtggataCAGGTTCAttcgaggctttcaaaagggaattagatggttatctggaaaggaagaatgtgcaggattatggggagcaggtgggggaatggcattaGGTGcattgttcatttggagagctagtGCAGAAACGATG contains:
- the LOC121284321 gene encoding LOW QUALITY PROTEIN: uncharacterized protein LOC121284321 (The sequence of the model RefSeq protein was modified relative to this genomic sequence to represent the inferred CDS: deleted 1 base in 1 codon); the encoded protein is MGSWISSKKPDAVWIAVARPPGAGKTSLIRALLGDENTESPHGPGKKFTHPKYPNVTICEFHSDYPSGSELDPYDLLIIVSSLDTFASEYVKFAKEGQTMGKACYFVRTKIDTDVQRYPSTINTVRQLENIFQSITSSCYDFLAKEDLQSSLIFLVCSINTDIYQFPLLRVILEKKVNEMNKTRGMTEDTSGQYSSNKCSDADVVTGSGRLWRSLVWQIFLDQCTERAISANLKPEHYLKQVNGKNYAIFIIITSEIFKDHHGQLAKTLQDMGKNVWFVRTKIDSDLEAHKRHLKSEYNENRVTEAIRQLCVKSLEKGGTQKPEVNILSNLETEKFDFQSILSRIENHPEAINLNCCWKPHSARGRVCLKDAKAAGPFLLPVNRPPFKASLWSRHLVIVSTISFSVPFSPWCLCEKTRGDFSPTQVNACVHRGDVTINIGVTGEAGAGKSSLVNALRGLPDDQHGAAATGVTETTMRPARYPQSINNLQIWDLPGLGTLKFQLENYREKVGFSRYDFFIIVASGRFKENHTKLAKWINESGAGFYFVCTKIDRDIEATLKRRRTSFNQHQVLETIREDLLRDLGEHGVKSPQIFHVSACNFEDYDSKRLLETLEREVPKFRKRVFLRSIRTPSSTIIAGKKDFLSTEIWKLAFLSTVAAMAPVPGVGIMCDVGILLRNLPFYHQCFGLDEGARNRISAEIEKPVEELKAQIHSPQPTDINKPLFYKLLSNSSGMGLIVGEYILHGVPVIGSVLSGGIAFTMAKRMLTRFLQDLAADIERVLQWAVQSQIE